Genomic segment of Nostoc commune NIES-4072:
ACAGCACTTAATATTATTAAACTACTTAAAGATATCCATTTTTTAGCAATATATAATGTTGAGAAGTTTCAAATTGGTTCAGATTTATTATTTTGGTATCAGGGTTAGCGCGTCTCAAACCCTATTGACAAGCGGACTTACCTATAAGCAATCAAGTTGGAAACAAAGTGGCACTATCCGGGCTAGGGTAAGATTTAATCCATCTAGGTGCAAGGTTCGAGTAATGCCAGCAGGATTTGAGAACAAGAAAAGCAAAACCAAAGCATCTTTTACACCCAGTGTAAATAGCAAAGACATTACCACTAAGTTTCAGGAATACTTCACACAAATAAAAGATCCCAGAGTGGAAAGGACAAGATATCATTTACTCACAGATATCATCACCATAGCGATTTTGGCAGTAATAGCAGGAGCGTCAGGTTGGGAAGATATTGAGGAGTATGGAATCAGTAAACAAGAGTGGTTGAAAACGTTTTTGCAACTACCATTCGGAATACCCAGCCCCGATACTTTTAGGAGGGTGTTTGAAAGAATTAACCCAAAAGAATTTGAGCAATGTTTTCGGCAGTGGGTTCAATCCTTGGTTGAGAAATTGGGAGTAGAAGTAGTAGCCATAGATGGCAAAACTCATAGAGGCTCTTATGACCGAGAATCAAAACTAAAAGCCTTGCACACAGTGAGTGCCTGGTCGAGTGAACATCGTTTAGTTTTGGGACAAACAAAAGTCAGTTCTAAATCAAATGAAATCACTGCAATTCCAGCACTATTGGACATATTAGACATCTCTGGCTGCATCATTACCATTGATGCGATGGGTACACAGAAATTGATTGCCGAGAAAATTATTGCAGCTAATGCGGATTATATTCTGAGTCTGAAAGATAATCATCCAACACTCCATCAACAAGTAAAAAATTGGTTTGAGGCAGCACAATCCATTGGATTTAAAGATATTGATATCGGTATTAGTCAACGTATTGAAAAAGGACATCACCGCATCGAAAAACGTACAGTTTACACCGTACCTGTGTCGCAGATTCCTGGACTTTATCAACTAGATTTATGGGGAGGACTAAAAACAATAGTCATGGTAGTACGTTCGATTCAGCATTGGAATAAAACAACACACGAAGTACAATTTTACATTACTAGCCTTATTAATGATGCAAACAAGATTGCTAGTGCAATTCGACAGCATTGGGGAATAGAAAATTCTGTTCATTGGACATTGGATGTTACCTTCCACGAGGATGAATGCCGAATTCGTTCTTTACACAGTCCACAAAACTTTGCTTTACTACGTCGTATTGCTCTTAATGCATTAGAGCGAGAATCGTCTTTTCGTCGCAGTATTCGCCAAAAATCACGACGGGCAGCTATGAACGATCACTATATGCTTTCTGTGTTAGCTGC
This window contains:
- a CDS encoding ISAs1 family transposase, which produces MPAGFENKKSKTKASFTPSVNSKDITTKFQEYFTQIKDPRVERTRYHLLTDIITIAILAVIAGASGWEDIEEYGISKQEWLKTFLQLPFGIPSPDTFRRVFERINPKEFEQCFRQWVQSLVEKLGVEVVAIDGKTHRGSYDRESKLKALHTVSAWSSEHRLVLGQTKVSSKSNEITAIPALLDILDISGCIITIDAMGTQKLIAEKIIAANADYILSLKDNHPTLHQQVKNWFEAAQSIGFKDIDIGISQRIEKGHHRIEKRTVYTVPVSQIPGLYQLDLWGGLKTIVMVVRSIQHWNKTTHEVQFYITSLINDANKIASAIRQHWGIENSVHWTLDVTFHEDECRIRSLHSPQNFALLRRIALNALERESSFRRSIRQKSRRAAMNDHYMLSVLAAALSNSVPLP